One window of Blastocatellia bacterium genomic DNA carries:
- a CDS encoding alpha-mannosidase — MRWKRWSCAFFIPLISASFLSPSLFAQSVDRAAIFKRLEEATVLPLSPWRFKEGFVLRGEATDLDDSMWKPFPVGDEWSTGPAWFRYRVTLPSTIGGYDIRGARLRLRIRIVGENPVHLTVFFNGEKRAEGNDLDPIVLTESARPGDTFVIAVKADVPGGRTWVRAGQLEVEAPPSRPDPRTFLQECQAAELLLNVRRDDRARWEQYLEAALRRLDLDALDRGDQQAFDRSLREAREALAPILPMLREFSIRAVGNSHIDLAWLWPWTETVEIVRDTFSTVLQLMHEFPEFTFTHGAAQTYAWMEEKYPKLFEQIRQRVREGRWEIVGGVWVESDMNLPHGESLVRQFLHGTRYFKEKFGIEIRVGWNPDAFGYNWQLPQILKKSGMDFFITQKLFWNEVTRFPYRLFWWEAPDGSRVLTYFPNHYGNPIEPVPMAKDLADYAAATGHREYMHLYGVGDHGGGPTRSMLETAARWRSAGAIYPRLFFGTAHEFFERAMAELPRLNPPVWRDELYLETHRGTYTSQAETKRNNRQSEVLLLNAEKFASLAQLFGHRYPQGDLDAAWKKVLFNQFHDILPGSSIAAVYRDADRDYAEVRRAGREVLHDALRELADRIHTKGPGLPLIVFNPLSWTRTDVVEAVLTFPDPIAEVEVRDPQGRRLIAETIARDPETNRAKIRFIAEDVPPLGYKVFRAIPVARRAPLRSSLSVSGLTMENEFLRVTVDAQSGCITSLYDKIARREVLDESRCGNLLQTFYDKPSVYDAWNIDANFEEKKWELRRAEEVKVLETGPTRAVIRVVKKFQNSTFIQDLVLYPKIPRLECQMDADWREKHILLKVAFPVSVRSPKATFEIPFGSIQRPTTRRTPEEQAKFEVPALFWADLSDGTYGVSVLNDSKYGYDVRDNVIRLTLLRSPAYPDPHADEGRHRFTYAVYPHVGDWVHAGTVQRGYELNYPLIPYPTTGHRGSLPPIHSFLRLEPSTVVLTALKKAEDAEAWILRFYEFAGRAADVKIQLPKPPKAAAEVTLVEREIAPVTVNGREVIVPTKPYEIKTVRIEF, encoded by the coding sequence ATGCGCTGGAAGAGATGGAGCTGCGCCTTCTTCATCCCTTTGATCTCGGCCTCCTTCTTGTCACCCTCCCTCTTCGCTCAATCTGTGGATCGCGCGGCGATCTTCAAACGCCTGGAGGAGGCGACCGTCCTCCCCCTCTCGCCGTGGCGCTTCAAGGAAGGATTCGTCTTGAGGGGAGAGGCGACGGATCTCGATGACTCGATGTGGAAGCCTTTCCCGGTCGGCGACGAATGGAGCACGGGGCCAGCGTGGTTCCGCTACCGCGTGACGTTGCCTTCGACGATTGGAGGGTATGACATTCGAGGAGCGCGACTGCGCCTGCGCATCCGCATCGTCGGGGAGAATCCTGTCCATCTCACCGTCTTCTTCAATGGGGAGAAACGAGCCGAAGGGAACGATCTCGATCCCATCGTCCTGACCGAGAGCGCGCGTCCGGGCGATACGTTCGTGATCGCGGTGAAAGCCGATGTGCCCGGTGGGCGCACATGGGTGCGCGCCGGACAATTGGAGGTCGAGGCACCGCCCTCTCGTCCCGATCCCCGAACGTTCCTGCAGGAGTGTCAGGCCGCGGAGTTGCTGCTGAATGTGCGGAGAGATGATCGCGCGCGATGGGAACAATATCTGGAGGCCGCGTTGCGGAGGCTCGATCTCGATGCTCTCGACCGAGGCGACCAGCAGGCCTTTGATCGTTCTCTGCGTGAAGCGCGCGAGGCACTGGCGCCGATCCTTCCCATGCTTCGAGAATTCTCGATTCGCGCCGTGGGCAACTCTCATATCGACTTGGCCTGGCTCTGGCCATGGACGGAGACGGTCGAGATCGTGCGCGACACTTTCTCTACAGTCCTGCAGTTGATGCACGAATTCCCGGAGTTCACGTTCACGCACGGAGCCGCTCAGACTTACGCCTGGATGGAGGAGAAATACCCGAAGCTCTTCGAACAGATCCGACAGCGCGTGCGCGAGGGCCGATGGGAGATCGTCGGCGGCGTGTGGGTCGAATCGGATATGAACTTGCCGCATGGGGAATCGCTCGTCCGACAATTCCTGCATGGGACTCGCTATTTCAAGGAGAAATTCGGCATTGAGATCCGCGTCGGCTGGAATCCGGATGCCTTCGGCTACAATTGGCAACTGCCGCAGATCTTGAAGAAGTCCGGCATGGATTTCTTCATCACGCAGAAGCTCTTCTGGAACGAAGTCACGCGCTTTCCCTATCGGCTCTTCTGGTGGGAGGCGCCAGATGGCAGTCGCGTCCTCACCTACTTCCCGAATCACTACGGAAATCCCATCGAGCCCGTCCCGATGGCGAAGGACCTGGCCGATTACGCGGCGGCGACAGGGCATCGCGAGTACATGCACCTTTATGGCGTCGGAGATCACGGCGGGGGACCAACGCGGAGCATGTTGGAGACTGCTGCACGATGGCGATCGGCCGGCGCGATCTATCCCCGGCTCTTTTTCGGCACCGCGCACGAATTCTTCGAGCGGGCGATGGCCGAGTTACCACGGTTGAATCCGCCGGTCTGGCGCGATGAGCTATATCTCGAAACGCATCGCGGCACGTACACGAGCCAGGCGGAGACGAAGCGAAACAATCGCCAGAGTGAGGTCCTCCTTCTCAACGCGGAGAAATTCGCCTCGCTCGCACAACTCTTCGGTCACCGCTATCCGCAGGGTGATCTCGATGCCGCGTGGAAGAAAGTGCTCTTCAACCAATTTCACGACATCCTTCCCGGCAGCAGCATCGCCGCCGTTTATCGTGATGCCGATCGGGATTATGCCGAAGTGCGTCGCGCCGGACGCGAGGTCCTCCATGATGCTCTGCGAGAGCTGGCCGATCGCATCCATACGAAAGGTCCCGGACTGCCGCTCATCGTCTTCAATCCGCTCTCATGGACGCGCACAGATGTCGTCGAGGCTGTTCTCACGTTCCCGGATCCCATCGCCGAGGTCGAAGTCCGCGATCCTCAAGGCCGACGGCTCATCGCCGAGACGATCGCGCGCGATCCGGAGACAAACCGCGCGAAGATTCGCTTCATTGCCGAAGATGTACCACCGCTCGGATATAAGGTCTTCCGCGCTATCCCCGTAGCACGGCGCGCTCCTCTCCGATCTTCCCTCTCGGTCTCCGGTCTGACGATGGAGAACGAGTTCCTCCGGGTCACCGTGGACGCCCAATCCGGATGCATCACGAGCCTGTACGATAAGATCGCTCGTCGAGAAGTCCTTGATGAATCTCGATGCGGGAATCTCCTGCAGACGTTCTACGACAAACCCTCCGTCTACGACGCCTGGAACATCGACGCTAACTTCGAGGAGAAGAAATGGGAGCTGCGTCGAGCTGAGGAAGTGAAGGTGTTGGAGACCGGCCCCACGCGCGCCGTGATCCGCGTGGTGAAGAAGTTCCAGAATTCGACGTTCATCCAAGACCTCGTCCTCTATCCGAAGATCCCGCGTCTGGAATGTCAGATGGATGCGGATTGGCGCGAGAAGCACATCCTGCTGAAAGTGGCTTTCCCCGTCTCCGTGCGCAGCCCGAAGGCGACGTTCGAGATCCCCTTCGGTTCAATTCAGCGCCCGACGACGCGTCGCACGCCCGAAGAGCAAGCGAAGTTCGAAGTCCCGGCGCTCTTTTGGGCAGACCTCTCGGATGGGACCTACGGCGTCAGCGTGCTCAACGATAGCAAATACGGATACGACGTGCGCGATAACGTTATTCGCTTGACGCTGCTGCGCTCGCCCGCGTATCCCGATCCGCATGCCGATGAGGGACGGCATCGTTTCACCTACGCCGTATATCCCCACGTGGGGGATTGGGTTCACGCGGGAACCGTTCAACGAGGATACGAGTTGAACTACCCGCTCATTCCATATCCCACGACGGGACATCGCGGCTCGCTTCCTCCGATCCATTCGTTCCTTCGCTTGGAACCGAGCACGGTGGTTCTCACGGCTTTGAAGAAGGCCGAGGACGCCGAAGCGTGGATCCTCCGATTCTACGAATTCGCCGGGAGAGCAGCCGACGTGAAGATCCAACTTCCCAAGCCACCGAAGGCCGCCGCAGAAGTTACCCTTGTGGAACGTGAGATCGCCCCGGTTACTGTGAATGGGCGAGAAGTGATTGTCCCCACTAAGCCCTACGAGATCAAAACGGTGAGGATCGAATTCTGA
- a CDS encoding CehA/McbA family metallohydrolase — MRGIFIPPFVLGCLLALALPSSPRQSTEIVLEGTITRADHGTYLVREFVVPEPLERLEVEYAYTHRGEGTTIDIGVFDPVRFRGWSGSDKTRFFIARDEATPSYLPGDLPAGTWRILLGVPHIRPDQVSRYTIRIRLFPARSPAPPASEPSTPRVLKKEPGWYRGDLHTHSGHSDGRCRNGQGELIPCPVFRVAQAAVARGLDFLAITDHNTTSHHSEMRRLQEYFAPLLLLPGRELTTYRGHANVYGTSAFIDFRLGWQGRTINDLLDDVRRAGGLISINHPAHPTGEQCMGCGWEEVHATDFRKVDMIEVINGNRVEGPLSGIPFWEARLNEGYRLTGIGGSDDHRAGTGEHPDHVMGVPTTVVYATELSEPAILAGLKSGRVFIKTRGPDGPDLFLFAEDARGHRYMMGDEIPIARAGERLALRIEVKGGVGQIVEVIVNGRVADRIHVDAPEFVRVLPWPAEPRTWVRLNLRDERGITALTNPLYFSIRE; from the coding sequence ATGCGTGGGATCTTCATCCCGCCATTTGTCCTCGGCTGTCTCCTCGCTCTCGCTCTTCCTTCTTCCCCGCGTCAATCCACCGAGATCGTCCTCGAAGGAACCATCACGCGCGCCGATCACGGGACGTATCTCGTGCGGGAGTTCGTCGTCCCCGAACCACTCGAACGCCTGGAAGTCGAATACGCTTATACCCATCGGGGTGAGGGCACGACCATAGACATCGGCGTGTTTGATCCTGTACGCTTTCGTGGCTGGAGCGGCAGCGATAAGACGCGCTTCTTCATCGCGCGTGATGAGGCAACGCCCTCTTATTTGCCCGGCGACCTTCCGGCGGGGACGTGGCGTATTCTCCTCGGCGTCCCACACATTCGTCCGGATCAGGTCTCCCGCTATACGATCCGAATCCGATTATTCCCCGCTCGTTCGCCCGCACCACCCGCTTCCGAACCGAGCACACCGCGCGTGTTGAAGAAGGAGCCGGGTTGGTATCGCGGCGATCTTCACACACACAGCGGGCACAGTGACGGACGCTGTCGCAATGGCCAGGGCGAGCTGATTCCCTGCCCCGTCTTCCGCGTCGCGCAAGCAGCGGTGGCGCGGGGCCTCGATTTCCTTGCCATCACTGATCACAACACGACGAGTCACCATTCGGAGATGCGCCGGTTGCAGGAATACTTCGCTCCCCTGCTCCTCCTGCCCGGGCGCGAGTTGACGACCTATCGCGGGCACGCGAACGTTTACGGGACGAGCGCGTTCATTGACTTCCGTCTCGGCTGGCAAGGGCGAACGATCAACGATCTTCTCGACGACGTCCGTCGCGCTGGAGGACTGATCTCGATCAATCATCCCGCGCATCCTACGGGTGAACAGTGCATGGGTTGCGGATGGGAGGAGGTCCACGCCACGGATTTCCGCAAGGTGGATATGATCGAAGTCATCAACGGCAATCGCGTGGAAGGACCGCTCAGCGGAATCCCCTTCTGGGAAGCTCGTCTCAATGAGGGGTATCGCCTCACGGGCATCGGCGGCAGCGACGATCATCGGGCGGGGACCGGCGAACATCCCGATCACGTCATGGGTGTTCCGACGACCGTCGTCTATGCGACCGAACTTTCGGAGCCAGCCATCTTAGCGGGATTGAAATCGGGTCGCGTCTTCATCAAAACGCGCGGACCAGATGGTCCCGATCTCTTCCTCTTCGCTGAGGACGCGCGCGGCCATCGCTACATGATGGGCGACGAGATCCCTATCGCTCGCGCGGGCGAGCGCCTCGCACTGCGCATCGAGGTGAAAGGAGGCGTCGGGCAGATCGTCGAGGTCATCGTCAACGGGCGCGTGGCCGATCGGATCCACGTGGACGCGCCGGAATTCGTGCGCGTGCTTCCCTGGCCCGCGGAACCGCGCACGTGGGTTCGTTTGAACCTGCGCGACGAGCGGGGAATTACAGCGCTCACCAATCCTCTCTATTTCTCGATTCGAGAATGA